From one Streptomyces sp. R41 genomic stretch:
- a CDS encoding TetR/AcrR family transcriptional regulator translates to MGRPALTRDEVLETAAGLVKQHGPDALTMRKLAAELGTAVTSIYWHVGNRESLLDALVERTVADLGVIRPTGRTPAQRIVSVARALRRQLRDHPHLVAMVHERGLTERMFLPAQRALVHEVHATGLRGARAAEVVRAVQFLVVGFVLVERNRERAPVQRPAEEELWGSETAEDDPGLARALAGPVDQERLFVTSVRALVEALLAR, encoded by the coding sequence GCACTCACGCGCGACGAGGTCCTGGAGACCGCCGCCGGACTCGTGAAGCAGCACGGCCCGGACGCCCTGACGATGCGCAAGCTCGCCGCCGAGCTGGGCACCGCGGTGACCTCGATCTACTGGCACGTCGGCAATCGCGAGTCCCTGCTCGACGCACTCGTGGAGCGGACCGTCGCGGATCTCGGCGTGATCCGCCCCACCGGGCGCACGCCGGCGCAGCGCATCGTGTCGGTGGCCCGCGCCCTGCGCCGACAGCTGCGCGACCACCCGCACCTCGTCGCGATGGTGCACGAACGCGGCCTGACCGAGCGGATGTTCCTGCCCGCGCAGCGCGCCCTGGTGCACGAGGTGCACGCCACGGGGCTGCGGGGCGCCCGCGCGGCCGAGGTCGTACGGGCCGTGCAGTTCCTGGTCGTCGGCTTCGTCCTGGTCGAGCGCAATCGGGAGCGCGCGCCGGTGCAGCGGCCCGCCGAGGAGGAGTTGTGGGGCTCCGAGACCGCGGAGGACGATCCGGGCCTGGCCCGTGCGCTGGCCGGGCCGGTCGACCAGGAGCGGCTGTTCGTCACCTCCGTACGGGCGTTGGTGGAAGCGCTGCTCGCCCGCTGA